A DNA window from Actinokineospora baliensis contains the following coding sequences:
- a CDS encoding acyl-CoA dehydrogenase family protein — MGHQRWVEVARDVAARLAADAVERERKGAEPLVEVALLRESGLLPLLVPAAHGGHGQDWAVAHAVLAEVAAADSSVGHLLGYHYLHVWRTTLFDRPDLTEELNRATAEQRWFWAGVANPRDDALVLSDVDGGYLVAGRKFFATGASVADRLVVSGAHATTGRKITFTLDATAGGIRYLGDWDNLGQRLSASGGVEFTDVFVAEHDVLGPQPLPGDALAQRDSLAPLGFQLVLSRVLAAIGRGALTEAARYTRETARAWPASGVEHATDDPHILAGYGSLLSRLEAADLLVDAAARAFADAAARGDALSADERGRTSIRVSHAKVVTSDLAVEITNRLFEFTGARATSAKHGIDRFWRNARTLTLHDPTVYKAAEVGKHLLTGEFPAPTGYS; from the coding sequence ATGGGGCACCAGCGGTGGGTCGAGGTGGCGCGGGACGTGGCCGCGCGGCTGGCGGCCGATGCGGTGGAGCGGGAGCGCAAGGGCGCCGAGCCGCTGGTCGAGGTGGCGTTGTTGCGCGAGAGCGGGCTGTTGCCGCTGCTGGTCCCCGCCGCGCACGGGGGGCACGGGCAGGACTGGGCCGTGGCGCACGCGGTGCTGGCTGAGGTCGCCGCGGCCGACTCGTCCGTGGGGCACCTGCTGGGCTACCACTACCTGCACGTGTGGCGCACCACCCTGTTCGACCGGCCGGACCTGACCGAGGAGCTCAACCGGGCCACCGCCGAGCAGCGCTGGTTCTGGGCCGGTGTCGCGAATCCGCGCGACGACGCCCTCGTGCTGTCCGATGTGGACGGTGGATACCTGGTCGCTGGCCGCAAGTTCTTCGCCACCGGTGCCAGCGTCGCGGACCGGCTGGTGGTCAGCGGGGCGCACGCCACCACCGGCCGCAAGATCACCTTCACCCTCGACGCGACCGCCGGGGGGATCCGCTACCTCGGCGACTGGGACAACCTCGGCCAGCGGCTCTCGGCCAGCGGGGGCGTCGAGTTCACCGACGTCTTCGTCGCCGAGCACGACGTCCTCGGGCCGCAGCCGCTGCCGGGTGACGCCCTCGCGCAGCGCGATTCCCTTGCCCCGCTGGGCTTCCAGCTGGTCCTCAGCCGGGTCCTCGCCGCGATCGGCCGGGGCGCGCTCACCGAGGCCGCCCGCTACACCCGGGAAACCGCGCGCGCCTGGCCCGCTTCCGGTGTCGAGCACGCCACCGACGACCCGCACATCCTCGCGGGGTACGGCAGCCTGTTGTCGCGCCTGGAAGCGGCCGACCTGCTCGTCGACGCCGCCGCGCGAGCATTCGCCGACGCCGCCGCCCGTGGTGACGCGCTGTCGGCCGACGAGCGTGGACGGACCTCGATCCGGGTCTCGCACGCCAAGGTCGTCACCTCCGACCTCGCCGTCGAGATCACCAACCGGCTCTTCGAGTTCACCGGTGCCCGCGCCACCTCCGCCAAGCACGGCATCGACCGCTTCTGGCGCAACGCCCGCACCCTCACCCTGCACGACCCGACCGTCTACAAGGCCGCCGAGGTGGGCAAGCACCTGCTGACCGGCGAGTTCCCCGCGCCGACCGGGTACAGCTGA
- the mtnB gene encoding methylthioribulose 1-phosphate dehydratase — protein sequence MPDRATQAIVSAGQAIAVESARYTALGWMRGTSGNLSVTLGRDPLRLAVTASGLDKGELTAHDVVEVDGTGAALPGQRLRPSAEAGLHARIAAVSGAGAVVHLHMLAPVVAAERWPDGIELRDLEMLKGFGRRAHDDLVRVPVVPNSQDMGVLGDAFEAGYDPGTPALVVARHGVYVWGDDLMVARHRAECLEWLLRFKTAIAEG from the coding sequence ATGCCTGACCGGGCGACCCAGGCCATCGTCTCCGCGGGCCAGGCCATCGCCGTCGAGTCCGCCCGGTACACGGCGCTGGGCTGGATGCGCGGCACCTCGGGCAACCTGTCGGTGACCCTCGGCCGCGACCCGCTGCGCCTGGCCGTCACCGCCAGCGGCCTGGACAAGGGCGAGCTCACCGCGCACGACGTCGTCGAGGTCGACGGCACCGGAGCCGCCCTGCCCGGGCAGCGCCTGCGTCCCTCCGCGGAGGCGGGCCTGCACGCGCGCATCGCCGCGGTCTCCGGCGCTGGCGCGGTCGTCCACCTGCACATGCTCGCCCCGGTCGTGGCCGCCGAGCGGTGGCCGGACGGCATCGAGCTGCGCGACCTGGAGATGCTCAAGGGCTTCGGCAGGCGCGCGCACGACGACCTGGTGCGCGTCCCGGTCGTGCCCAACTCCCAGGACATGGGCGTGCTCGGTGACGCGTTCGAGGCGGGGTACGACCCCGGGACGCCCGCGCTGGTCGTCGCCAGGCACGGGGTGTACGTGTGGGGGGACGACCTGATGGTCGCCAGGCACCGCGCCGAGTGCCTGGAATGGCTGCTGCGGTTCAAGACCGCCATCGCGGAAGGGTGA
- a CDS encoding antibiotic biosynthesis monooxygenase family protein gives MSLTTTPEPPYYAVIFCSVLSSDDEGYHETADRMFELVEASPGFLGYDSVRDADRVGITVAYFADEESIAVWREQPEHVRTRERGRTQWYDAFQVRVARVERAYGSPT, from the coding sequence ATGAGCCTCACCACCACGCCTGAGCCGCCTTACTACGCGGTCATCTTCTGCTCGGTGCTCAGTTCCGACGACGAGGGTTACCACGAGACAGCCGATCGGATGTTCGAGCTGGTGGAGGCCTCACCCGGGTTCCTCGGCTACGACTCCGTGCGCGACGCCGATCGGGTGGGGATCACCGTGGCGTACTTCGCCGATGAGGAGTCCATCGCGGTGTGGCGGGAGCAGCCGGAGCACGTCAGGACCAGGGAGCGCGGGCGGACGCAGTGGTATGACGCGTTCCAGGTGCGGGTGGCCAGGGTGGAGCGGGCGTACGGGAGTCCCACATAG
- a CDS encoding beta-ketoacyl-ACP synthase 3: MPSAVLCGLGAWLPPDVVTNADVAARTGTTDEWITARTGIRQRHVVRAGTGTADLAVEAGSRALKSAGLDAVDYVVLATTTPDRLCPATAPEVAHRLGLAGVPAFDVSAVCSGFLYATQVARALISGGQAETVLVVAAESFTTLVDPDDRATAPIFGDGAGAAVYRAGDPDEPGAVAAVALHSDGGLADLIAVDGGGALARSAGDTAPAHIRMFGRSTFAHAIKNMEAVTREVLAIAGWDLAEVKHVVGHQANARILTAVTQRLGLPDDAAVLHLDQVGNTAGASIPLALHHGSATGRIRAGDRLVLPAFGAGATWGAAALVWPDLVPG, encoded by the coding sequence GTGCCATCAGCCGTGCTGTGCGGACTGGGAGCCTGGCTCCCGCCCGATGTGGTGACCAACGCCGACGTGGCGGCGCGCACCGGCACCACAGACGAGTGGATCACGGCGCGCACCGGGATCCGCCAACGCCACGTCGTGCGCGCCGGGACCGGGACCGCGGATCTCGCGGTGGAAGCCGGGTCGCGGGCGCTCAAGAGCGCGGGCCTCGACGCCGTCGATTACGTGGTGCTCGCGACCACCACCCCGGACCGCCTGTGCCCGGCGACCGCGCCGGAGGTGGCGCACCGCCTGGGGCTCGCCGGAGTGCCCGCCTTCGACGTCTCGGCCGTGTGCTCGGGGTTCCTCTACGCCACGCAGGTCGCCCGTGCGCTCATCTCGGGCGGGCAGGCCGAGACGGTCCTGGTCGTCGCCGCGGAGAGCTTCACCACCCTGGTCGACCCCGATGACCGGGCGACCGCGCCCATCTTCGGCGACGGCGCGGGGGCCGCGGTGTACCGGGCGGGTGACCCGGACGAACCCGGCGCGGTGGCGGCGGTCGCCCTGCACAGCGACGGCGGCCTTGCCGACCTGATCGCCGTCGACGGCGGTGGCGCGTTGGCCAGGTCGGCTGGCGACACCGCACCCGCTCACATCCGGATGTTCGGCCGGTCCACCTTCGCCCACGCCATCAAGAACATGGAGGCCGTCACCAGGGAGGTCTTGGCGATCGCCGGCTGGGACCTGGCCGAGGTCAAGCACGTGGTCGGGCACCAGGCCAACGCCAGGATCCTCACCGCGGTGACCCAGCGCCTCGGCCTGCCCGACGACGCGGCCGTCCTGCACCTCGACCAGGTCGGCAACACCGCGGGCGCCTCCATCCCGCTGGCACTGCACCACGGCAGCGCCACGGGTCGGATCAGGGCGGGCGACCGCCTCGTCCTGCCCGCCTTCGGCGCCGGGGCCACTTGGGGCGCCGCCGCGCTCGTGTGGCCCGATCTGGTCCCCGGTTGA
- a CDS encoding aminotransferase class I/II-fold pyridoxal phosphate-dependent enzyme: MSTPTAPIKLDETYGEWERAGVSPFFPVIEANTGTSVRTDKHEALLMFGSCDYLGLSQEPALKAAAVEAVQRFGTNTYGAQLLCGHTRIHRDVEEVLGGLSALSSAVLFPSGMAANLAVITALAGPDDVVINDRTDHVSIFMGSKLSGAEVRTFPHNNTARLEQLLRKSADKRRRVVVVDGLYSADGDYAPLDEIVRLAKAHDALVVVDEAHSFGVVGPTGLGVAEHFGVLDQVDVVVGTMSKALGSVGGFVLTTPLIEPLLRYLSPSYTSSRGSAPGVVGATLASLNHLALHGPTLRARLQANVTLVLGGLRAAGVDVLNTRSHIVPVLVGDEDKTIAVANWLMERGVFTAAFVHPHVPARTGRLRVGITAAHTTRECESLVALLVRAKHEFTF, translated from the coding sequence ATGTCCACACCGACCGCACCGATCAAGCTGGACGAGACCTACGGCGAGTGGGAACGGGCGGGTGTCTCGCCCTTCTTCCCGGTGATCGAGGCCAACACCGGCACCTCGGTGCGCACCGACAAGCACGAGGCGCTGCTGATGTTCGGCTCGTGCGACTACCTCGGCCTCTCGCAGGAGCCCGCGCTCAAGGCCGCGGCGGTCGAAGCGGTGCAGCGCTTCGGCACCAACACCTACGGCGCCCAACTGCTGTGCGGGCACACCCGGATCCACCGCGACGTCGAGGAGGTGCTCGGTGGGCTGTCGGCCCTGTCCTCGGCCGTGCTGTTCCCCTCCGGCATGGCGGCCAACCTCGCGGTGATCACCGCGCTCGCGGGCCCGGACGACGTGGTCATCAACGACCGGACCGACCACGTGTCCATCTTCATGGGCAGCAAGCTCTCCGGCGCCGAGGTGCGGACGTTCCCGCACAACAACACGGCGCGCCTGGAGCAGCTGCTGCGCAAGTCCGCCGACAAGCGCAGGCGCGTGGTCGTGGTGGACGGGCTCTACAGCGCCGACGGCGACTACGCCCCGCTCGACGAGATCGTCCGCCTCGCCAAGGCCCACGACGCCCTGGTGGTGGTCGACGAGGCGCACTCGTTCGGCGTGGTCGGGCCCACCGGGCTCGGCGTCGCCGAGCACTTCGGGGTCCTGGACCAGGTCGACGTCGTGGTGGGCACGATGAGCAAGGCCCTGGGCAGCGTCGGCGGGTTCGTGCTGACCACCCCGCTGATCGAGCCCCTGCTGCGCTACCTGTCGCCGTCCTACACCAGTTCGCGCGGCTCCGCGCCGGGCGTGGTCGGGGCGACGCTGGCCTCGCTCAACCACCTGGCGCTGCACGGTCCCACCCTGCGCGCCCGGCTCCAGGCCAACGTGACCCTGGTGCTGGGCGGCCTGCGCGCGGCGGGGGTCGACGTCCTCAACACCCGCAGCCACATCGTGCCGGTGCTGGTCGGCGACGAGGACAAGACGATCGCGGTGGCCAACTGGTTGATGGAGCGGGGGGTGTTCACCGCGGCCTTCGTCCACCCGCACGTGCCCGCGCGAACCGGTCGGCTGCGCGTCGGCATCACCGCCGCGCACACCACGCGGGAATGCGAATCGCTGGTCGCCCTGCTGGTCAGGGCCAAGCACGAGTTCACGTTCTGA
- a CDS encoding acyl carrier protein codes for MSAELNDVLITLIQDETGIEEVADNTVLVDLGMDSLTFSEILMNIEKDYGVDLDRVLREFAVDGAATVRHLTEAISTEFARAARTGG; via the coding sequence ATGAGTGCTGAGCTCAATGACGTCCTCATCACCCTCATCCAGGACGAGACGGGAATCGAGGAGGTCGCCGACAACACCGTTCTCGTCGACCTGGGAATGGATTCCCTCACGTTCTCCGAGATTCTGATGAACATCGAGAAGGACTACGGCGTCGACCTCGACCGGGTGCTGCGGGAGTTCGCCGTCGACGGCGCCGCGACGGTGCGGCACCTGACCGAAGCCATTTCCACTGAATTCGCCAGGGCCGCGCGCACCGGAGGGTGA
- a CDS encoding s-methyl-5-thioribose-1-phosphate isomerase, with protein MPRPTLDESVRLDPEAVAILDRRRFPFERVWVRCATVEEVAVAIEDMVTQSSGPYFAALFGMVLAARDAAGLPVADARAALDRAGGRLIASRATNNHLRKAVAAVLAEVDAAGPVAGEELVAAATRGAEAGDALYRAKSRALGEHSAKLLPDGARVLTHCWADAYLIETVAAAQRLGKDVSFVCTETRPYLQGARLTAETLAEMGVDTTLITDGMGASVLQRGLVDVLLTAADRVTMDGHVVNKVGTLGLAVAAHAFGVPFLAQVQAPDPAAPTAADVPIEHRDGSEVLHTLGVRTASDKVRGHYPAFDVTPPRFVTTIVTDRGPFVPAAVSDYHR; from the coding sequence ATGCCGAGACCGACCCTGGACGAGAGCGTCAGGCTCGACCCCGAGGCCGTCGCCATCCTCGACCGCAGGCGCTTCCCGTTCGAGCGGGTCTGGGTGCGCTGCGCGACGGTCGAGGAGGTCGCCGTCGCGATCGAGGACATGGTCACCCAGTCCTCCGGTCCGTACTTCGCCGCCCTGTTCGGCATGGTCCTCGCGGCCAGGGACGCGGCGGGACTGCCCGTGGCGGACGCCCGTGCCGCGCTGGACCGGGCCGGTGGGCGCCTGATCGCCAGCCGCGCCACCAACAACCACCTGCGCAAGGCCGTCGCCGCCGTCCTCGCCGAGGTCGACGCCGCCGGGCCGGTCGCGGGGGAGGAGTTGGTCGCCGCGGCCACGCGGGGAGCGGAAGCGGGGGACGCGCTCTACCGCGCCAAGAGCCGCGCCCTCGGCGAGCACAGCGCCAAGCTCCTGCCCGACGGTGCCCGCGTCCTCACCCACTGCTGGGCCGACGCCTACCTGATCGAGACCGTCGCCGCGGCCCAGCGGCTCGGCAAGGACGTGTCGTTCGTCTGCACCGAGACCCGCCCGTACCTGCAGGGCGCCCGGCTCACCGCCGAGACCCTCGCCGAGATGGGCGTCGACACCACGCTGATCACCGACGGCATGGGCGCCTCCGTGCTGCAGCGCGGCCTGGTCGACGTGCTGCTCACCGCCGCGGACCGGGTCACCATGGACGGGCACGTGGTCAACAAGGTCGGCACCCTCGGCCTCGCCGTCGCCGCGCACGCCTTCGGGGTGCCGTTCCTGGCCCAGGTCCAGGCCCCCGACCCGGCCGCGCCGACCGCGGCAGACGTCCCCATCGAGCACCGCGACGGCAGCGAGGTGCTGCACACCCTGGGGGTGCGCACCGCCAGCGACAAGGTCCGCGGCCACTACCCGGCCTTCGACGTGACCCCGCCGCGGTTCGTCACCACCATCGTCACCGACCGCGGCCCCTTCGTCCCCGCCGCCGTCTCCGACTACCACCGCTGA
- a CDS encoding DMT family transporter, giving the protein MDSMSRAGNSATRVLVAYVALALTWGSSFFFIKIAVAGLTPQQLVLGRLVLGAVTLNLILLLTGRRWPRDPRLIGHLAVVAFLLCVLPLLLFAWAGRHIPSGLSSIYNATTPLMTMAIGLALLPAERLTALRSLGILIGAVGIVVVLAPWALLADLGELSGTGLPQLACLVGTASYGLAFTHLRKHVSGRHQHDAATIAAVQVALAAAMMLLVAPFTAVTPVSLTTPIVLSVVVLGVLASGIAYIWNTFIVEHWGATPASTVTYVSPLVGVALGIAVLGEDITWNQPVGALVVVFGILLSQGLLSRRAEHAEQLARK; this is encoded by the coding sequence ATGGATTCAATGTCACGCGCGGGCAATTCCGCGACCAGGGTCCTGGTCGCTTACGTGGCCCTGGCACTCACCTGGGGGTCGAGCTTCTTCTTCATCAAGATCGCGGTGGCCGGGCTGACGCCGCAGCAGTTGGTCCTGGGCCGGTTGGTGCTGGGAGCGGTGACGCTCAACCTCATCCTGCTGCTCACCGGGCGCCGGTGGCCGAGGGACCCGCGGTTGATCGGGCACCTCGCCGTGGTGGCGTTCCTGCTCTGCGTGTTGCCGCTGCTGCTGTTCGCGTGGGCCGGGCGCCACATCCCGTCCGGTCTGTCCAGCATCTACAACGCGACCACACCGCTGATGACCATGGCGATCGGGTTGGCCCTGCTGCCCGCCGAGCGGCTCACCGCGCTGCGCTCGCTGGGGATCCTCATCGGCGCGGTCGGCATCGTCGTGGTGCTGGCGCCGTGGGCGCTGCTGGCCGATCTCGGTGAGCTCTCGGGCACCGGGCTGCCGCAGCTGGCCTGCCTCGTCGGCACCGCCAGCTACGGGCTCGCGTTCACCCACCTGCGCAAACACGTGTCCGGGCGGCACCAGCACGACGCGGCGACGATCGCCGCGGTGCAGGTGGCGCTCGCGGCGGCGATGATGCTGCTCGTCGCCCCCTTCACCGCTGTCACACCGGTGTCGCTGACCACACCGATCGTGCTGAGCGTGGTCGTGCTCGGGGTGTTGGCCAGCGGGATCGCCTACATCTGGAACACCTTCATCGTCGAGCACTGGGGTGCCACACCCGCCTCCACCGTGACCTACGTGTCGCCGCTGGTGGGGGTCGCGCTGGGCATCGCCGTCCTCGGTGAGGACATCACGTGGAACCAGCCCGTCGGCGCGCTGGTCGTCGTGTTCGGGATCCTGCTGAGCCAGGGCTTGCTCAGCCGCCGGGCCGAACACGCCGAGCAACTCGCCAGGAAGTAG
- a CDS encoding 1,2-dihydroxy-3-keto-5-methylthiopentene dioxygenase gives MTLLTVWPDTDPATVLTRTRDEAEIRAVLAELGVRFTRWPVVDLPRNPPSDEVIKAYQTRVDEVSAREGYHFVDAVTMTPVDTDAWREQAATARAKFLSEHTHDDDEDRFFARGSGIFYLHIDGKVHAVLCEAGDLLSVPANTTHWFDMGTRPDYISIRFFHDDNGWIANFLDDSIAHHFPTYDEITAQ, from the coding sequence ATGACCTTGTTGACCGTCTGGCCCGACACCGACCCCGCCACCGTGCTGACCCGCACCCGCGACGAGGCCGAGATCCGGGCCGTCCTGGCCGAGCTCGGTGTCCGCTTCACCCGCTGGCCCGTGGTCGACCTCCCGCGCAACCCGCCGTCCGACGAGGTCATCAAGGCCTACCAGACCCGGGTCGACGAGGTCTCCGCGCGCGAGGGCTACCACTTCGTCGACGCCGTCACCATGACCCCGGTCGACACCGACGCCTGGCGCGAACAGGCCGCCACCGCCCGCGCCAAGTTCCTCTCCGAACACACCCACGACGACGACGAGGACCGCTTCTTCGCCCGCGGCTCCGGCATCTTCTACCTGCACATCGACGGCAAGGTCCACGCCGTCCTGTGCGAGGCGGGCGACCTGCTCAGCGTGCCCGCCAACACCACCCACTGGTTCGACATGGGCACCCGCCCCGACTACATCTCCATCCGCTTCTTCCACGACGACAACGGCTGGATCGCCAACTTCCTCGACGACTCCATCGCCCACCACTTCCCCACCTACGACGAGATCACCGCGCAATAG
- a CDS encoding SEFIR domain-containing protein, with the protein MARRVLLSYAHESEEHRALVRSFWAFLRGNGVDAVFDQVAEDQRQDWSLWTAEQIRAAEVVLCVASPQYRHAEGNGVRWEARLIRAEFYASGGDLQKFVPVVLPGHSPDGVPDFLAPATTTVYTVRDLTVPGAEDLLRFILRKPRLASLPLAAEPDLDTWTAEAVAPAPPDQVISPNIGDMTPVVGRDQELADLRAAFTAPKKGRAPVVRVLTGMGGVGKSSLARAYAEQHLDDYGVVWWIHAEDKAALDRQYRDLLDLVRPASEATLVRNPVHAVNTWLSDYKRPWLLILDNVPSTAALNGLYPARGNGHVLVTSQAGRWPKPDTVHHIVPLPHAAAVELLTTTSEDTDAEAAAELADELGGLPLALTQAAAFAATNGIALATYLRFYRDRSADLQADNQPDDYPHTVATTWLLAIERLSPLAREVLDTIAYLAPDAIPVTVLHPLADELALVRAIGELRSHSLITRGPEATISVHRLIQSVTRHRDGLAHAARARELVAVTLPKPVLVLETMKVWQDLHAHALAVVGHLPDDLETFELRLRIALLYDDIGERRIAELQIAEMVDEMVAASYGDSALVLRARASLAVWIKDFERGRSLLEGIAEEQALLLDADHPHLLDTRYWIAHCVFELGEYERAVELFDEVASARARVLGPSAYRTLLARSFVADAVSALGRPEEAIAIYEEIQAAAVAEFGEVSVEVIDLQPQYADLIGDGGNPVAARDIFTTMVERLATLRGEFDPLTIGLHLPLASWTAIAGNPQNAVRIVIRMLTLLRRSLSKQNPLVKQFEEGLHSIKSGQAAGRSRRRRR; encoded by the coding sequence GTGGCGCGTCGGGTGTTGCTCTCCTACGCGCACGAGTCCGAGGAGCACCGCGCGCTGGTCCGCTCGTTCTGGGCGTTCCTGCGCGGCAACGGTGTGGACGCGGTGTTCGACCAGGTCGCCGAAGACCAGCGGCAGGACTGGTCGCTGTGGACGGCCGAGCAGATCCGCGCCGCCGAAGTCGTCCTCTGCGTGGCCTCCCCGCAGTACCGCCACGCCGAGGGCAACGGCGTCCGCTGGGAAGCCCGCCTGATCCGCGCCGAGTTCTACGCCAGCGGCGGCGACCTGCAGAAGTTCGTCCCCGTAGTCCTCCCCGGCCACTCGCCCGACGGCGTCCCCGACTTCCTCGCCCCCGCCACCACCACCGTCTACACCGTCCGCGACCTCACGGTGCCCGGTGCCGAGGACCTGCTCCGCTTCATCCTCCGCAAGCCAAGGCTCGCCAGCCTCCCCCTCGCCGCCGAACCCGACCTGGACACCTGGACCGCGGAGGCCGTCGCCCCCGCGCCCCCCGACCAAGTCATCTCCCCGAACATCGGCGACATGACCCCGGTGGTCGGGCGTGATCAGGAGCTGGCCGACCTGCGCGCCGCCTTCACCGCGCCGAAGAAGGGCCGCGCCCCGGTGGTCCGGGTCCTGACCGGCATGGGCGGGGTCGGCAAGAGCAGCCTCGCCCGCGCCTACGCCGAACAGCACCTGGACGACTACGGCGTGGTCTGGTGGATCCACGCCGAGGATAAGGCCGCCCTCGACCGCCAATATCGCGACCTCCTCGACCTGGTCCGCCCGGCGTCCGAGGCCACCCTGGTCCGCAACCCCGTGCACGCGGTCAACACCTGGCTGTCCGACTACAAACGCCCCTGGCTGCTCATCCTCGACAACGTGCCGAGCACGGCCGCGCTCAACGGCCTCTACCCGGCCAGGGGCAACGGCCACGTCCTGGTGACCAGCCAAGCAGGCCGCTGGCCCAAGCCCGACACCGTCCACCACATTGTCCCCCTACCGCACGCGGCCGCCGTCGAACTGCTCACCACCACCTCCGAAGACACCGACGCCGAGGCGGCCGCGGAACTCGCCGACGAACTCGGCGGTCTCCCCTTGGCCCTCACCCAAGCCGCCGCCTTCGCCGCCACCAACGGCATCGCTCTCGCCACCTACCTGCGCTTCTACCGAGACCGCAGCGCTGATCTGCAGGCCGACAACCAACCCGACGACTACCCCCACACCGTCGCCACCACGTGGCTGTTGGCCATCGAGCGCCTGAGCCCGCTGGCCCGCGAAGTCCTCGACACCATCGCCTACCTCGCCCCGGACGCCATCCCGGTCACGGTGTTGCACCCGTTAGCCGACGAACTGGCCTTGGTCCGCGCCATCGGCGAACTCCGCTCCCACAGCCTGATCACCCGAGGCCCAGAAGCAACGATCTCAGTCCACCGCCTGATCCAATCCGTGACCCGCCACCGCGATGGACTCGCCCACGCCGCTCGGGCAAGGGAGCTGGTTGCCGTCACTCTGCCCAAGCCCGTTCTGGTCCTGGAGACCATGAAGGTGTGGCAGGACCTCCACGCGCACGCCCTCGCCGTGGTAGGTCACCTTCCGGACGACCTGGAGACCTTCGAGCTCCGACTCCGGATCGCGCTGCTGTACGACGACATCGGTGAGCGGCGGATCGCGGAGCTGCAGATCGCGGAGATGGTCGACGAAATGGTGGCGGCCTCGTACGGCGACAGTGCGCTGGTGCTTCGGGCTCGAGCCTCCCTGGCGGTGTGGATAAAGGACTTTGAGCGCGGGCGGTCGCTGCTGGAAGGGATCGCCGAGGAGCAGGCGCTGCTGCTCGACGCCGACCACCCGCACCTGCTGGACACCCGGTACTGGATCGCGCACTGCGTCTTCGAGCTGGGTGAGTACGAGCGTGCCGTGGAGCTGTTCGACGAGGTCGCCTCAGCCCGGGCCCGGGTGCTGGGGCCAAGCGCGTACCGCACCTTGCTTGCCAGGAGCTTCGTCGCCGACGCCGTGTCGGCGCTGGGCCGACCGGAGGAGGCCATCGCCATCTACGAGGAGATCCAAGCCGCGGCGGTCGCCGAGTTCGGGGAGGTCAGCGTGGAGGTCATCGATCTGCAACCGCAGTATGCGGACCTGATCGGCGATGGTGGCAACCCGGTCGCGGCGCGCGACATCTTCACGACCATGGTGGAGCGGCTCGCTACGTTGCGCGGCGAGTTCGACCCGCTGACGATCGGGCTTCACCTGCCCTTGGCGTCCTGGACGGCGATTGCGGGCAATCCGCAGAACGCGGTGCGCATCGTGATTCGCATGCTGACCCTCCTGCGCAGGAGCTTGAGCAAGCAGAACCCGCTGGTGAAGCAGTTCGAAGAGGGACTGCACTCGATCAAGAGTGGCCAAGCCGCGGGCAGGTCGCGGCGGAGGAGGCGATGA
- the mtnC gene encoding acireductone synthase yields MTDTLSAQWVVLDIEGTLMPTAGVHVVLYDYARPRLGPWIDAHPTDPVVVSAVARTKAEAGLPDSADTAAVVAVLHGWMAADRKAAPLKDLQGLIWQDGYARGGLVSEYFPDVVPTLRGWHEAGLKLAVFSSGSVAGQIASFSTTTEGDLTTLFRHHFDTVNAGPKREAASYAAIAEGIGGPTPQRIVFLSDVPAELDAAAEAGWQTIGLARDGEPYAGADFGDHRVAKTFDDFRIVPDA; encoded by the coding sequence GTGACCGACACCCTGTCCGCCCAGTGGGTCGTGCTCGACATCGAGGGCACCCTGATGCCGACCGCGGGCGTCCACGTGGTGCTCTACGACTACGCCCGCCCCCGGCTGGGCCCCTGGATCGACGCGCACCCGACCGACCCGGTGGTGGTCTCGGCCGTCGCGCGGACCAAGGCCGAAGCCGGGCTGCCGGACAGCGCCGACACCGCGGCCGTGGTGGCGGTGCTGCACGGGTGGATGGCCGCCGACCGCAAGGCCGCGCCGCTCAAGGACCTCCAGGGCCTCATCTGGCAGGACGGCTACGCCCGCGGCGGCCTCGTCTCCGAGTACTTCCCCGACGTCGTCCCCACCTTGCGCGGCTGGCACGAGGCCGGGCTGAAGCTCGCCGTGTTCTCCTCCGGCTCCGTCGCGGGCCAGATCGCGTCGTTCTCCACGACGACCGAAGGCGACCTGACCACCCTCTTCCGCCACCACTTCGACACGGTCAACGCGGGCCCCAAGCGCGAAGCGGCCTCTTACGCCGCCATCGCCGAAGGCATCGGCGGACCCACCCCGCAGCGGATCGTGTTCCTGTCCGACGTTCCCGCCGAACTCGACGCCGCCGCCGAGGCGGGCTGGCAGACCATCGGCCTAGCCCGCGACGGCGAGCCGTACGCGGGCGCCGACTTCGGTGACCACAGGGTCGCCAAGACCTTCGACGATTTCCGGATCGTGCCCGATGCCTGA